The Naumovozyma dairenensis CBS 421 chromosome 2, complete genome genome segment TCACAACAACCTCCTAAATTTACCGAAGACGAAATTATAATGTCAGAAAATGGTAAAATTTATGTTTGTTTAGAATGTAAGAGGCAATTTACTTCCGGTCATCACTTAACGAGGCATAAGAAATCGGTGCATTCAGGTGAAAAACCTCACTCATGTCCAAAATGTGGtaagaaatttaaaagaagagatCATGTACTACAACATTTAAATAAGAAGATACCTTGCGTTCCTGATGCATATTCTAATTCCACAGAATCTCAAATGCgcattcaaattcaattacaaCAGCAAAACAGTAATCCGGCagacaataataacactaATGGTGATGTCTTGGGAACAGATAGGGCTGTGGCATCTGTAAGTGAGGCTGCGACCGCTATCAACAGCAGCactgataataatagtaataaaagtaataataataataatgatgatgatgatgatgataaaaataaagctCCGTCAAAGACGGATGTGAATAATGAAGGTAAAGATATATCTAGCTCTAATATCGAGCCCGATATTAAACGCGAGTAAAGGAATGTTGACCAATGAAtggtattatattattattatattttattattatccttTAAAACAATGGGCATGTGAGAGgaaatgataaagattACTCAATGAGTAATCTTAAGATTGAATTGTTTTCACGTTGCAAAAGGCTCTTTCGAAATATTTATAGATAACGAGATATCGGCAACGTATCATGCAAAGAAAACAGTGGGGGGGGGTTTCTGTTTTTCTACAggtttaaatttattttgttccATATTCTATTTAGTTTAGTTTAAATTAGTTTAGTTTAGTTTAGTTATAAATTTAGTTAGGCAGGTAAGGCATACACTTTGacattaataataaggCCCCATTAATTGCATTTTTCAAGATAATTGTAGTCGACTATACCAAAAAATGGTTGCGTCTAAAAACCCACAACTGGCAAGAGTAGTGCTCTCTAGTGACATCAGCACACAAACCTGGGCATAATATGGCTGATATTAAATGCATTGTTATTCGAAACTCTTTCTTGTTCCTGTTCATAAAACGTCCGGGGGGGGGGGGAGCAAACtaaaatttaatatcattagCCGCCAAGCAATTAGCACCGGCACCGCACCCGTTCTATTGGTAGAGTGGTCGATTTTATGTTGGCTACATAGACAAGACTATGACTCAAAGACCAGTAAGTCGCAATTTAATTAGGTTATCATCAGAAATAAAAGAGAGTACCGGTATCACCGTACTTTAATAGGAGAAGTAAGGATTAAATAGGATTAATTGGTACGAGAAAATAACACAAATATAGTACAATGAGGGATAAAGTGGCGTCAATAGCGACTCCAATAAGACTGGTGTTATTAGGTCCTCCAGGATCAGGGAAGGGCACTCAAACGAAAaagttaatgaatttgatacCACAATTTGATCATATATCATCGGGTGAACTTTTACGTCAACAAATCAATGCCAACACTAAACTTGGTCAAATAGCATCCAAATACATTCACGAAGGAAAATTAATCCCGGATGATTTGATTACGAAACTGTTAACGAATCGTTTATTCAACCCACTCAGTCCGAACTCTAATAACAGTAATTCTAAATGGATTCTCGATGGTTTTCCAAGGACAATTATACAAGCTGAACACTTGGATCGGACGTTGCTTCAAAATCAAACCATGTTGGACCTTGTCGTTGAACTAAATGTCCCTGATAGTATTATTCTTGGACGTATCGAAGAAAGATACATCCATCCATCAAGTGGAAGAGTTTATAACTTGAAATATAATCCCCCAAAAGTTCCAGGCAGGGATGATGTTACAGGGGAGCGTCTAGTGAAAAGGGTAGATGATACATTGGCTGcattcaaagaaagaatcAAAACCTATCATGAAACGGCAGACCCactaaaagaatattatgaCAAACAAGGCGTTCTGAGTACTTTATCAGGAGAAACCTCCGATATTATATTCCCAAAGCTTGTTAGCTTATTGAATTCCAAATTCGGGCTGAAATTAGAAACAAGTTCGTAATATCGAAGGGATATGTAAATTGTAATCCTTCAAAATACTCATTAATTCCGAaatttgttcttcaattcatcaattcaAAACTATATCACATGGTCGAGACTAAAACCATCGTTTTTTATGGTCACGTATATGGATagtttcaaataatatcgtacaaattatatattcgCTAGTCATGTATAAAAAAGGGAGCAAACTCTACACTCCTACCTAACCTTCTGTTTTGTAGTTTAGTAATGATATCTATTACAGTATATAATAGGGCAACAAGCTTCATTTTCTGGCGCGCTTCGAGATTCCTACGTAGTCTAgcattgaatatttttaaatacaCTATATAGAATCTATACAATAAAATACTTGAAAAACGATTCCTTAAAAAAAGACAAGAGCAAAAACATAGGATTCCTCCTGATAGAAAGAGTGGAACTAATTGACAGGTACTTAACGAAAAGAAGCATGAAGTTTTACATCGATGATTTGCCGGTACTCTTCCCTTACCCAAAGATCTATCCTGAACAATACCATTATATGTGTGATCTAAAGAAAACACTTGATGCAGGCGGGAATAGTATCTTGGAAATGCCATCTGGGACAGGTAAAACTGTCTCTTTGTTATCTTTGACAATATCATATCAGATGCATTATCCTGAACATCGTAAAATTATCTATTGTTCGCGTACTATGtcagaaattgaaaaggcATTGGtggaattggaaaatttaatgGCTTATAGAGCTAAAGAATTGGGTCATGTGGAAACATTCCGTGGCCTTGGCTTAACGTCAAGAAAGAATTTATGTTTGCATCCAGTAGTGAGTAAGGAAAGAAAAGGTTCTGTTGTCGATGAAAAATGTCGAAGGATGACAAATGGGATAgcaaaaaggaaattagAACAAGATCCAAATGCGGATGCTGAATTATGTGAATATCATGAAAATCTATATAAAATGGAAGTAGATGAATACTTACCAAATGGTGTCTTTTCCTTCGagaaattgattaaatatTGTGAAGAGAGAACAATCTGTCcatattttgttgttcGTCGTATGATCTCAATGTGtaatataatgatttattcaTACCATTATTTACTTGATCCAAAAATCGCAGAAAGAGTTTCTAATGAAGTATCAAAAGACAGTATAGTTATTTTTGATGAAGCGCACAATATTGACAATGTTTGTATCGAGTCTCTATCTTTGGATTTAACCAATGATGTGCTAAGAAGAGCTACAAAGGGTGCACATGCGTTAGAAGAGAAAATCGATGATGTACGGAAAATAGATTCTCAAAGGTTACAAGACGAATATGATAAGTTGGTCGAAGGCCTTCATTCCTCTGATATTGTACCAGAACAAGAGGAACCCTTCGTGGAAACGCCTGTATTATCTAAAGATCTTTTAAAGGAGGCTATACCGGGGAATATAAGAAGAGCAGAACATTTCGTATCATTCTTGAAGAGGTTAATCGAATATTTGAAGACAAGAATGAAAGTTTTACATGTCATCTCAGAAACTCCTAAATCTTTCTTACAACATTTGAAACAGTTGACGTTCAT includes the following:
- the ADK2 gene encoding adenylate kinase ADK2 (similar to Saccharomyces cerevisiae ADK2 (YER170W); ancestral locus Anc_8.236), which produces MRDKVASIATPIRLVLLGPPGSGKGTQTKKLMNLIPQFDHISSGELLRQQINANTKLGQIASKYIHEGKLIPDDLITKLLTNRLFNPLSPNSNNSNSKWILDGFPRTIIQAEHLDRTLLQNQTMLDLVVELNVPDSIILGRIEERYIHPSSGRVYNLKYNPPKVPGRDDVTGERLVKRVDDTLAAFKERIKTYHETADPLKEYYDKQGVLSTLSGETSDIIFPKLVSLLNSKFGLKLETSS